The DNA window TTGTAGTTTTCAACTATTTTGTGgtctttgatttattttttttgtcatttcaGTTAACTCATGTTAACATATATGATATGACTTGATTTTGTAGAGTTTCGAATTTTTTTCTTAAGATAACTATGTTCTCTTTTCCAATTGGGAGAATTTTTGTATagacaacatatatatatatcatgctaCTTGTTATAAACATAGAAATACCACAACAATTTTCAAcattaattcattataataGTTCTAGATTCCAATGAGCAGTAATTTACCAAAATAATTTCAGcactgattttaaaaatatttaaatatcaatgtAATAggatataaatatgaatataaatatgaatCGTTTAAACATGACAAATGTAATACAAAAATACGAGTGTTAAGAGTGTCACTAAACATACCCAACATGATTAATCATTTGAGAGCGTGTCACAATGGTCACTTGAAATTTATCGTTAAGATTTAAAATGGACCTTGAAACTCTCGTCCTTTTAAATGTCACTAGTCGGTTAATTACTTCTGTCTCCCTTTAACCAACATTCAACTTTCACAATCACAAATTGGCAGGTGCCCCTCAACAATCAACCTTCACTCTTCAATATGTCCTATTaacaatttgttgttttttttccaTGTCCTTCAACTTGTTACCTTGTTATTATCACGGTGATGATTGCTTTATTGACAATGGAAACATTATAGAGGTATTCATAGTTCATACAAATATATGGGTCAGTCTAGTATGGGTCAATTAAGTATCTAACTAATTAGACAAGTTACCAATCGTGGTCTAGCTCCCTATTTGGGATTACCCTAATTCCCATAAACAACTGTATATTTGTAACAACTTTATGAGCCTTGAATTAATTAACAACAAACATCTTTGATCAAGTTTTCTTTTTGCATTACCCATTTTAACTTAAGTCGTTAATAGTGGAAATCGAATATGTTAAAACGAATATTGACACtgaaaattaaacacaaattgttatcaattatccttataaatgataataatacataattttggattaataatatacataatCTAAGCCACAAACAACCCCTTAATCTTATATTGAACACTTCAAGTTGAACTTGTTATGAATGAATGTAGCAAAGGAGTaggtttaattatttatgactAAAAcagaacataaaaaatatttagcttAAACAGAGCAAAACTCCATAGACCCATATTCGAGCAGCTCCTCTATCATCTCCTCAATGTCATcatcttcgagttgcttaacttCTTTTAGGTCTTCTCTTTCCACTCGACTACTACAACTCGCAGTATTCTCCCAAAAGTTTTCACACAATTGGCCCTCATTAGCGGACGTGTTTTTCTTGATAATGTCAAGAGATGCGATTTGGCATCTTTGTAGTTTGGCAATGAGAGCAGGTGAGAGAAATTTAGTGGTCAATGAGTGATGAGTAGACTGGTTGAAAGGGAAATTGGTCTTGGCCGTCGGACCGGAAATTAACCTTGCTGCCTCGTCGTAAGCTTGTGCGGCATCCTCGGCTGACTCGAATGTTCCTAACCATGTTCTTGTTTTTCTGGAAACAAAAAATGGTGTTAATTTGTGAGtaagagaaaagaaagagaagaaagaagtagTAGTGTTTACAGAAGAGGGTGGCGAATCTCGGAGACCCATGAGCCCCAATGCCTTTGACGGACGCCTCTGTAACGCGGTTGGGGTCTGGCCATGAAGTGAAGTGAAGATGATTAGTAAGCTCTATCTATGTTCTTGGAAATGGCGGTGTGGGTATTTGTAGATGATGAATTCTACACGACTGGGACCCTCAAAAAGGAAACTCCTTGTGATTCTACAAAGAATGAGTTTCGGTTCTTTTTCATcagattttttagaaaaacaaaatgtaTGAAAAGGCAAcagaataaaaatgaaatcagGAAATTGAGacacttaataaaaaaaacaataaagcaAAATTACCCTAACATCTTTCAAGGGAGCAATATTATTATCTATCATATCCACATTTTTACCAAATCTCACCTTAAAAAAACGTAATAAGAATGAAGGTGTGAATGAACTTCATCAGTTGTCGAAAGTTTTGTTCCAACTAAATAGTATAAAACCTATCGTTTCAGTCTTTCAGACCATCCAATTTGACTACCTCGACCCAAACTTTTTAATAACTGTCAATAAATTTTGACATAACCAACGAATATACAAATCTCAACCACGGACTAACGTTGCAAGAGAAGGTGCGAAGCCAACTCTTCCACGTTATAACACATACGATATTAACTCGATAATACACTTACGCTTAATCTATCA is part of the Impatiens glandulifera chromosome 1, dImpGla2.1, whole genome shotgun sequence genome and encodes:
- the LOC124922236 gene encoding ethylene-responsive transcription factor ERF003-like, with protein sequence MARPQPRYRGVRQRHWGSWVSEIRHPLLKTRTWLGTFESAEDAAQAYDEAARLISGPTAKTNFPFNQSTHHSLTTKFLSPALIAKLQRCQIASLDIIKKNTSANEGQLCENFWENTASCSSRVEREDLKEVKQLEDDDIEEMIEELLEYGSMEFCSV